A region from the Wansuia hejianensis genome encodes:
- a CDS encoding thiamine pyrophosphate-binding protein, translating to MKQRLADYVADFLVKKGIKNCFTVTGGGAMHLNDALGHKEGLKCIYNHHEQGSAIAAEAYARLNNQMAALCVTTGPGGTNAITGVVGGWLDSIPMFVISGQVRYDTTARYNGQFTDGLPLRAVGDQEFDITRSVACMCKYAVMLEDPRQIRYVLEKGYHLAVTGRPGPSWIDIPVNYQGCTVETDDLEGYDPAEDDRLLPQPVSKETVREVLEKVAHAQRPVLYAGNGIRLSGGYDEFRKAVQMLGIPVCTYWDAIDLIETEHPLYCGRGGNMGDRPGNFAVQNADLILAVGNRLPIRVVGYNWKTWAREAEVIMVDIDLAELKKPTIHVELPIHADAKDFFEQINLELKDKKTPVFEKNEWISICQNWKKEYPVVLKRHWEENDGFANAYAAFDYISRQLPENSLTVTSNGTCCVAGHQSWYIKPGSRFFNNNAIASMGYGLPAAIGACMANDGKMTVCLEGDGSIMMNLQELQTIVTNQLPIKIFLINNEGYHSIRQTQNNLFKEHSKVGIGPESHDLAFPNFAKLSAAFGIPYYCAHSNVEMRQVVDAVLAEENFALCEIFVSTQQIFEPKSATKRLEDGTLVSPPLEDLAPFLSREELMKNLYIAPMEE from the coding sequence GTGAAACAGCGTTTAGCAGATTATGTGGCAGATTTTTTAGTGAAAAAAGGTATTAAAAATTGCTTTACTGTAACTGGGGGAGGCGCCATGCATTTAAATGATGCTTTAGGTCATAAAGAGGGCTTAAAGTGCATTTATAACCACCATGAACAGGGGAGCGCTATTGCAGCAGAAGCTTACGCGAGACTTAATAATCAGATGGCGGCGCTGTGTGTGACAACCGGGCCAGGAGGAACTAACGCAATTACTGGAGTTGTCGGAGGATGGTTAGACTCTATACCAATGTTTGTAATATCGGGGCAAGTTCGTTATGACACAACTGCAAGATATAATGGTCAGTTCACCGATGGATTACCATTGAGGGCAGTTGGCGATCAGGAATTTGATATTACAAGATCAGTTGCTTGCATGTGCAAATATGCAGTTATGCTGGAAGATCCACGACAGATTCGATATGTGTTGGAAAAGGGGTACCATCTTGCAGTTACCGGCAGGCCAGGGCCGTCATGGATTGACATACCGGTTAATTATCAAGGGTGTACAGTAGAGACAGATGATCTAGAGGGATATGATCCTGCTGAAGATGATCGATTGCTTCCGCAGCCGGTTTCTAAAGAAACTGTAAGGGAAGTTTTGGAGAAAGTTGCCCATGCGCAGAGGCCAGTTCTTTATGCAGGCAACGGTATCCGCCTGTCTGGTGGATATGATGAATTTCGCAAAGCAGTACAAATGCTGGGGATTCCTGTATGCACTTACTGGGACGCAATTGACTTAATTGAGACAGAGCATCCGTTATATTGTGGACGTGGGGGCAATATGGGAGACCGGCCGGGGAATTTTGCGGTGCAGAATGCAGATCTTATCCTTGCAGTGGGTAATCGTCTGCCAATCCGGGTGGTGGGTTATAACTGGAAAACTTGGGCTCGTGAAGCGGAAGTTATTATGGTAGACATTGATTTGGCAGAGTTGAAAAAACCTACAATTCATGTGGAATTACCAATTCATGCAGACGCCAAAGATTTTTTTGAACAAATTAATTTGGAGCTGAAGGATAAAAAAACACCTGTTTTTGAGAAAAACGAATGGATATCCATTTGCCAGAATTGGAAGAAAGAGTATCCGGTTGTTTTGAAACGCCATTGGGAAGAGAACGATGGCTTTGCTAATGCATATGCCGCTTTTGATTATATTAGCAGGCAATTGCCAGAAAACAGTCTGACTGTGACCAGCAATGGGACTTGCTGTGTAGCTGGACATCAAAGTTGGTATATCAAACCAGGCAGCCGTTTTTTTAATAATAATGCGATTGCCAGTATGGGATATGGTCTTCCGGCAGCAATAGGTGCATGTATGGCAAATGATGGAAAGATGACAGTCTGCCTGGAGGGAGACGGTAGTATTATGATGAATTTGCAGGAATTGCAGACAATAGTGACCAATCAGCTTCCAATAAAGATCTTTTTGATTAATAATGAAGGATATCACTCCATTCGTCAGACTCAGAATAATCTTTTTAAGGAGCATTCTAAGGTGGGAATTGGGCCAGAGAGTCATGATTTAGCGTTTCCTAATTTTGCAAAGCTGTCCGCTGCATTTGGTATTCCTTATTATTGTGCCCATTCAAATGTTGAGATGCGCCAGGTGGTTGATGCGGTTTTGGCGGAAGAGAATTTTGCATTATGTGAAATATTTGTTTCAACACAGCAGATATTTGAACCGAAGAGTGCTACTAAAAGGTTAGAGGATGGTACTTTGGTGAGTCCTCCGTTGGAAGATTTGGCACCCTTTTTAAGCAGGGAAGAGCTTATGAAAAACCTGTATATTGCCCCTATGGAGGAATAA
- a CDS encoding glycosyltransferase family 2 protein: MDTKKISVVIPCYNEEENVEAIYKAVKKELVNKCAVYDYEILFIDNKSKDRTRVLIERICESDKHVKAIFNAKNFGQFNSPYYGMLQATGDCVILLAADFQDPVEMIPQFIAEWEKGYKIVCGIKTSSKENGVVYLLRSLYYKAIKKMSSVEQIEHFTGFGLYDSEFIQVLRELKDPTPFLRGIVAELGFERKEIPYSQPRRRAGKTHNNWYSLYDAAMLSFTSYTKVGLRIATFFGFLASGISFIIALVYLIMKLVFWERFIAGAAPMVILTCFLGGIQLFFIGLVGEYIMNMNARIMNRPLVIEEKRLNFENDR, translated from the coding sequence ATGGATACAAAGAAAATATCAGTTGTTATACCCTGCTATAATGAAGAGGAAAATGTAGAAGCGATTTATAAAGCGGTAAAAAAAGAGTTAGTAAATAAATGTGCTGTTTATGATTATGAAATATTGTTTATTGACAATAAATCTAAAGATCGTACCAGAGTATTGATAGAAAGAATCTGTGAATCGGACAAACATGTTAAAGCAATTTTTAATGCTAAGAATTTCGGGCAGTTTAATAGTCCATATTACGGGATGCTGCAGGCTACAGGAGATTGTGTTATTTTGTTGGCTGCTGATTTTCAGGATCCTGTAGAAATGATTCCCCAATTTATAGCAGAGTGGGAGAAGGGCTATAAAATCGTTTGTGGAATAAAAACATCGAGTAAGGAAAACGGAGTTGTTTATTTGCTGAGAAGCTTATATTATAAGGCCATTAAAAAAATGAGCAGCGTTGAACAAATTGAACATTTCACTGGATTTGGGCTTTATGACAGTGAATTTATTCAGGTATTAAGAGAATTGAAAGATCCCACCCCATTTTTGCGCGGAATTGTAGCTGAGCTTGGCTTTGAAAGGAAGGAAATTCCGTACAGCCAGCCACGGCGCCGTGCGGGAAAGACACATAATAATTGGTACAGCCTATATGATGCAGCAATGCTATCTTTTACAAGTTATACAAAAGTTGGCCTGCGTATTGCTACATTTTTTGGATTTTTAGCTTCAGGGATTAGTTTCATAATTGCTCTAGTGTATTTGATTATGAAATTGGTTTTTTGGGAACGTTTTATTGCCGGAGCGGCGCCTATGGTCATATTGACGTGTTTCCTTGGAGGAATTCAATTGTTTTTTATTGGGTTGGTTGGGGAATATATTATGAATATGAATGCTAGAATTATGAACCGTCCATTAGTGATAGAAGAAAAACGTTTAAATTTTGAGAATGATAGATAA
- a CDS encoding glycosyltransferase family 2 protein, which translates to MKEYTVDVLIPVYKPGPELPELLRRLAKQVYPIHKVLIVNIEEQYWNIAYEREYPGCEVTHIRKEEFDHGGMCHWMAERSGADIMVYMTQDALPADEKLIGNSSGNGN; encoded by the coding sequence ATGAAAGAGTATACGGTGGATGTTTTGATACCTGTTTATAAGCCAGGCCCGGAGCTGCCAGAGCTGCTTCGGCGCCTGGCTAAACAGGTTTATCCGATTCATAAAGTGCTTATAGTTAATATAGAAGAACAGTACTGGAATATTGCATATGAGAGAGAATATCCGGGCTGTGAAGTGACACATATTCGAAAAGAAGAGTTTGACCATGGAGGTATGTGCCATTGGATGGCAGAGAGGTCTGGTGCAGATATCATGGTTTATATGACCCAGGATGCCCTGCCGGCAGATGAAAAGTTAATTGGAAATTCTTCCGGGAATGGGAATTAA